A window of Mucilaginibacter sp. PAMC 26640 contains these coding sequences:
- a CDS encoding sugar hydrolase translates to MKHYKYYFPFLFAALGCVNSFAQKKAALKKADLTSFVDPYIGTALHGHVFLGANVPFGAVQLGPVNIVAKDWDWCSGYNYSDSTIAGFAHTHLSGTGIGDLGDIQFMPTTGDIKVLSGKLNDYNSGYYSLFSHQQEIAKPGYYSVKLKRYNIDAELTATSRVGFHQYTFPQSNNAHVIIDLQKGIGWDHPVETYLKQVNDSTIVGYRKSSGWAVDQRMYFAAVFSKKIKNFAVYDSLAKAAGTELTGRNVKGAISFTTTAGEKVKIKVGISPVSTDNALLNIKAEAGTWDFNKVRNEATALWNMELGKALVKAEPARMRTFYTALYHTMIAPSAYNDHNGDYLGTDKKVYHNPGFNNVTTLSLWDTYRSENPLMTILQPDRVNDLISSMLAIYKQQGRLPVWHLMGNETDCMVGNSAIPVVVDAFLKGYKGFDTELAYEAVKTTAMGDRRGLKFVKERGYIPADSLLESVATGLEYAIDDWCIAQMAKKLGHEQDYNYFLARGKNYANYFDKQTRFVRGRLAANEWRTPFSPFVSRHMKDDFTEGNPWQYTWLVPQDVEGLVQELGGEKPFISKLDSLFTVHGDMGNEASNDITGLIGQYAHGNEPSHHIAYLYAYVGQPYKTADKVRFVMDNFYTNKKDGIIGNEDVGQMSAWYVLSAMGFYPVSPANAAYVFGSPVIDDAVLKLGSKVFHISVKNNSKVNKYIQQITLNGKPYLKSYLLHADMAKGGELQITMGSKASAVWGVNQASRPKSVY, encoded by the coding sequence ATGAAGCATTATAAATATTACTTTCCGTTCCTGTTTGCAGCCCTTGGCTGCGTTAATAGTTTTGCGCAAAAAAAAGCAGCCCTCAAAAAGGCCGATCTTACATCTTTTGTTGATCCGTATATTGGTACCGCTTTGCATGGTCACGTTTTTTTAGGAGCAAATGTGCCTTTTGGTGCCGTGCAATTAGGGCCGGTAAATATTGTTGCCAAAGATTGGGACTGGTGCTCGGGCTATAACTATTCAGATTCTACCATTGCCGGTTTTGCGCATACGCATTTAAGCGGTACCGGTATCGGCGACCTGGGCGATATTCAGTTCATGCCAACTACAGGTGATATAAAGGTTTTAAGCGGTAAGCTTAACGATTATAACAGTGGCTATTACTCATTGTTCAGCCATCAGCAGGAAATAGCCAAGCCGGGTTATTACTCGGTAAAGCTAAAGCGGTATAACATCGATGCTGAACTTACGGCTACCTCAAGGGTTGGTTTTCATCAGTACACTTTCCCGCAATCAAACAATGCGCATGTAATTATCGATCTGCAAAAGGGTATAGGCTGGGATCACCCCGTGGAAACTTACCTCAAGCAGGTAAATGATAGTACCATAGTAGGTTATCGCAAATCATCGGGCTGGGCAGTTGACCAGCGGATGTACTTTGCGGCGGTTTTCTCAAAAAAGATTAAAAATTTTGCGGTGTATGATAGCCTGGCAAAGGCTGCCGGTACCGAACTGACAGGCCGCAATGTTAAAGGCGCGATAAGTTTCACTACAACCGCTGGAGAAAAGGTAAAAATAAAGGTAGGGATCTCGCCGGTAAGTACTGATAATGCATTACTTAACATTAAGGCTGAAGCAGGCACCTGGGATTTTAATAAGGTGCGGAATGAAGCCACTGCACTTTGGAACATGGAGCTGGGCAAAGCATTGGTAAAAGCCGAACCCGCGCGGATGCGTACATTTTATACGGCGTTATATCATACCATGATAGCACCCTCCGCTTACAACGATCATAACGGCGATTACCTGGGCACCGATAAGAAGGTTTATCACAACCCCGGTTTTAACAATGTAACCACGCTTTCACTTTGGGATACTTACCGCTCAGAAAATCCCCTGATGACCATTTTGCAGCCTGATAGGGTGAATGATCTCATCAGTTCCATGCTGGCTATCTATAAACAACAGGGCAGGTTGCCGGTTTGGCACCTCATGGGTAATGAAACCGACTGTATGGTGGGTAATAGCGCTATACCGGTTGTGGTTGATGCTTTTTTAAAGGGTTATAAAGGTTTTGATACAGAACTAGCATACGAGGCGGTAAAAACTACCGCCATGGGAGACCGCCGCGGGTTGAAATTTGTAAAGGAACGCGGTTATATCCCTGCCGATAGTCTGCTGGAATCTGTAGCTACTGGTTTGGAGTATGCCATTGATGATTGGTGTATCGCCCAGATGGCCAAAAAACTTGGGCATGAACAGGATTATAATTATTTCCTGGCCCGGGGCAAAAACTACGCAAACTATTTTGATAAGCAAACCCGTTTTGTGCGCGGCCGCTTAGCAGCAAACGAATGGCGAACTCCGTTCAGTCCGTTTGTATCCCGCCATATGAAAGATGATTTTACCGAAGGCAACCCATGGCAATACACCTGGCTGGTACCGCAGGATGTGGAGGGCTTGGTTCAGGAGTTGGGCGGCGAAAAACCATTCATCAGCAAACTGGATTCACTATTTACGGTACATGGTGATATGGGTAACGAGGCATCAAACGATATTACCGGTTTAATAGGCCAGTATGCACATGGCAACGAGCCCAGCCACCATATCGCATATCTGTATGCATATGTTGGGCAACCCTACAAAACTGCAGATAAGGTGAGGTTTGTGATGGATAACTTTTACACCAACAAAAAGGATGGCATTATCGGTAATGAGGATGTTGGGCAAATGTCTGCCTGGTATGTATTATCTGCTATGGGCTTTTACCCGGTGAGCCCGGCAAACGCCGCTTACGTATTTGGCAGCCCGGTGATTGATGATGCGGTTTTGAAACTCGGCAGCAAGGTGTTCCACATTTCGGTTAAAAACAATTCCAAAGTGAATAAATACATTCAGCAGATCACGCTAAACGGGAAACCTTATCTTAAATCGTACCTTTTGCATGCCGATATGGCGAAAGGTGGCGAGCTGCAAATTACAATGGGCAGCAAGGCATCCGCGGTATGGGGTGTAAACCAGGCTTCCAGGCCAAAATCTGTTTATTAA
- a CDS encoding beta-hexosaminidase: MKLNYGAIALFVLSVAFSGTKAIAQQNDQRYPIIPYPTSLTPAGGSFTVTPATVIVLPANKLFANEAAILNGYFTNSFHKAVKLSTVAVANAIKLIYDKAITSDEGYQMTIGKTGVVIRAKTASGMFRAVQTIRQLLPASAEGSNAIALKSLTLPSLSIADHPAYDWRGMHLDVSRHFFSIEYLRKFIDVMALYKFNKFHLHLTDDQGWRVEIKKYPKLTENGAWRTFNNQDTACMKRAADNPDFEIDKKHIIQKDGKTLYGGFYTQKQLKELVAYAATRHVEIIPEIDMPGHMMAAINEYPYLSCDGKSAFGKLFSTPICPCLPSTFQFAQDVYSEIMEIFPSKYLHIGGDEVDRSLWAKSEECKALMKKEGLKNTEELQSYFINNMEKFFNSKGRKLIGWDEVLEGGVSKTAVIMYWRSWVPKAPVEAAKLGNKVIMTPGNPLYFDALPDKNSITNVYNFDIIPKGLTAAEAANIIGAQANIWTEYIPTENRADYMYMPRMTALAEVLWTNRKDYKSYQQRLEQQFPRLDALKVHYRLPDLGGFLASNVFTDRDTLKVIKPMADLTIRYTTNGTLPNAASTELSKPLAIDKTENIRLAAFKPNGTMGDVYNLKYQKQTLAEPATGKSVSSGLIVNQYKEYYKQVSLIPDTKPDGVFKVNEIIVPKYAEAPSFALKYRGYFDIPQDGIYSFYLTCDDGGVLSIANREVVNNDGLHSAIEKNGQVALKKGLQPVALDFIEGGGGYTLKLKYSLNGSEPTEIPSAWLKN; this comes from the coding sequence ATGAAGTTAAATTACGGGGCGATTGCCCTTTTTGTACTATCGGTAGCCTTTTCGGGTACAAAAGCAATTGCCCAGCAAAATGATCAGCGGTATCCTATTATCCCTTATCCAACCAGTTTAACGCCTGCTGGAGGTAGTTTTACCGTAACCCCTGCTACTGTTATTGTGTTGCCAGCCAATAAGTTATTTGCGAATGAGGCAGCGATACTGAACGGGTATTTTACAAATAGCTTTCATAAGGCTGTTAAGCTGAGCACAGTTGCTGTTGCGAATGCTATAAAACTGATTTATGATAAGGCCATCACCTCGGATGAAGGTTACCAGATGACCATTGGCAAAACCGGAGTGGTTATCCGTGCTAAAACAGCTTCGGGGATGTTCCGGGCGGTGCAAACCATCAGGCAGCTGCTTCCTGCTTCCGCAGAAGGCTCCAATGCTATTGCACTCAAAAGCCTCACGTTACCTTCATTAAGTATAGCAGACCACCCGGCGTACGACTGGCGCGGTATGCACCTGGATGTATCCCGTCATTTTTTCTCTATCGAATACCTGCGCAAGTTTATTGATGTAATGGCGCTGTACAAATTCAATAAATTCCATTTGCACTTAACTGATGATCAGGGCTGGCGTGTGGAGATCAAAAAATATCCAAAGCTTACTGAAAACGGCGCCTGGCGAACCTTTAACAACCAGGATACTGCCTGCATGAAACGCGCGGCAGATAACCCGGATTTTGAGATCGATAAAAAACACATCATTCAAAAAGATGGTAAAACGCTTTACGGGGGTTTTTACACCCAAAAGCAATTAAAAGAGCTTGTTGCCTATGCTGCAACCAGGCACGTCGAGATCATCCCGGAGATTGATATGCCCGGCCACATGATGGCTGCCATTAATGAATACCCGTATCTGAGCTGCGACGGAAAAAGCGCATTTGGTAAATTATTCTCTACGCCAATTTGCCCGTGTCTGCCATCTACCTTTCAATTTGCTCAGGATGTGTACAGCGAAATTATGGAGATCTTCCCGAGCAAATACCTGCACATCGGCGGTGATGAGGTGGATCGCTCCCTATGGGCCAAATCTGAAGAGTGCAAGGCGCTGATGAAGAAAGAGGGGTTGAAAAATACAGAGGAACTGCAGAGCTATTTCATTAATAATATGGAGAAGTTCTTCAACTCCAAAGGCCGCAAGCTGATAGGCTGGGACGAGGTGCTGGAAGGCGGCGTTAGTAAAACAGCTGTAATTATGTACTGGCGCAGCTGGGTGCCAAAGGCCCCTGTAGAAGCTGCAAAACTTGGTAACAAAGTGATCATGACGCCGGGAAACCCCTTGTACTTTGATGCACTGCCGGATAAGAATTCGATCACCAATGTGTATAATTTCGATATCATCCCCAAAGGTTTAACTGCTGCCGAAGCTGCAAACATCATCGGTGCCCAGGCCAACATCTGGACGGAGTACATCCCCACAGAAAACCGGGCCGATTATATGTACATGCCGCGGATGACGGCGCTCGCGGAAGTCCTTTGGACTAACCGTAAAGATTACAAATCTTACCAGCAGCGGTTGGAACAACAATTTCCGCGATTGGATGCGCTTAAAGTGCATTACCGCCTGCCTGACCTGGGCGGGTTCCTGGCCTCTAATGTTTTTACAGACCGGGACACCCTGAAAGTGATCAAACCAATGGCTGATCTGACCATCCGTTACACAACCAACGGTACTTTACCAAACGCCGCTTCTACGGAGCTGAGCAAACCATTGGCTATTGATAAAACGGAAAATATTCGGTTGGCTGCCTTCAAACCGAATGGCACAATGGGCGATGTTTATAATCTGAAATATCAGAAACAAACACTTGCGGAACCAGCAACCGGAAAATCAGTAAGCAGTGGGCTGATTGTTAATCAGTATAAAGAATATTACAAACAGGTTTCGCTGATACCAGATACTAAACCGGATGGCGTGTTTAAAGTCAACGAGATCATTGTTCCTAAATATGCAGAGGCTCCAAGTTTTGCTTTAAAATACCGTGGTTATTTTGATATTCCGCAGGATGGTATTTACAGCTTTTACCTCACTTGCGACGATGGAGGCGTGCTGAGCATAGCAAACCGTGAAGTGGTTAATAACGACGGCTTGCACTCGGCGATTGAAAAGAATGGGCAGGTTGCCTTAAAGAAAGGCCTCCAACCGGTAGCGCTTGATTTTATTGAAGGCGGCGGTGGTTACACGCTTAAATTAAAGTATAGCCTTAACGGCTCCGAACCTACAGAAATTCCATCAGCCTGGCTGAAGAACTAA
- a CDS encoding alpha-L-fucosidase produces the protein MIKRSVFILSMLLNIAGVYAQEHNMSKSYQAPSDELVKQKLKGWQDLKFGLFMHWGTYSQWGVVESWSICPEDEGWTQRKGPYGATYNGYVKAYENLQTTFNPTKFNPEKWVAAAKGAGMKYVVFTTKHHDGFNMFDTKQSDYKITSAKTPFSTNPRANVTKEIFNAFRKENFMIGAYFSKPDWHSEDYWWPYFPPKDRNVNYDPAMHPEKWQKFKDFTYNQISELMTDYGKVDILWLDGGWVRPKSSIDTSVDWQRGIKFNQDIDMAKIAAMGRSKQPGLIVVDRTVAGEFENYTTPEQQVPAVPLDHPWETCITMGNSWSYVPGDRYKSSKEIVNLLVKIVSRGGNLLLNIGPGPDGDWDPVAYERLGEISKWMNVNGEGIYGSKSIAPYSTGNIYYTKAKNTNTVYAFLLAQDNMVKFDKTVTVKLNDIKKVKKVSLLGFKDKIKWQLTNDDLVLQIPASVQNNRTTASAATFKIEY, from the coding sequence ATGATAAAAAGATCGGTATTTATTCTTTCAATGCTTTTGAACATAGCCGGGGTTTACGCCCAGGAGCACAACATGTCTAAAAGTTACCAGGCACCCTCTGATGAATTGGTAAAGCAAAAACTCAAGGGCTGGCAGGATCTCAAATTCGGCCTGTTTATGCATTGGGGTACTTACAGCCAATGGGGCGTAGTAGAAAGCTGGAGCATTTGCCCCGAAGACGAAGGCTGGACGCAACGTAAAGGCCCTTATGGTGCCACTTACAACGGTTACGTAAAAGCTTACGAAAACCTGCAGACAACTTTTAATCCAACAAAATTCAACCCTGAAAAATGGGTAGCTGCCGCCAAAGGTGCCGGGATGAAATATGTGGTATTTACAACCAAGCATCATGATGGCTTTAATATGTTTGATACCAAACAATCCGATTATAAAATCACATCTGCTAAAACACCATTTTCAACTAACCCACGTGCCAACGTCACGAAAGAGATCTTCAATGCATTCCGTAAGGAGAACTTTATGATAGGTGCCTATTTCTCTAAACCCGACTGGCATTCGGAAGATTACTGGTGGCCATACTTTCCGCCAAAGGATCGTAATGTAAATTACGACCCCGCCATGCATCCTGAAAAATGGCAGAAGTTTAAAGATTTTACCTACAACCAGATCAGCGAATTGATGACCGACTATGGAAAAGTGGATATACTTTGGCTGGATGGCGGCTGGGTAAGGCCTAAAAGTTCTATCGATACTTCGGTAGATTGGCAGCGCGGCATCAAATTTAACCAGGACATCGATATGGCTAAAATCGCAGCCATGGGGCGCAGCAAGCAACCGGGCCTTATTGTGGTTGACCGGACCGTTGCCGGAGAGTTCGAAAATTACACCACACCGGAGCAGCAAGTACCAGCCGTGCCGCTGGATCATCCCTGGGAAACTTGTATCACAATGGGTAATTCCTGGAGCTATGTTCCCGGTGATCGCTACAAATCTTCAAAAGAAATTGTTAACCTGTTGGTAAAAATCGTATCACGCGGTGGTAATTTGCTATTGAACATCGGCCCCGGCCCGGATGGGGACTGGGACCCGGTTGCTTATGAGCGCCTTGGTGAGATCAGTAAATGGATGAATGTAAACGGTGAAGGAATCTATGGATCTAAATCAATAGCCCCTTATTCTACCGGTAATATTTACTATACCAAAGCCAAAAATACCAATACTGTTTATGCGTTTTTATTAGCGCAGGATAATATGGTTAAGTTTGACAAGACGGTTACGGTAAAGCTTAACGACATTAAAAAGGTAAAGAAAGTGTCCTTGCTGGGTTTTAAGGATAAGATCAAATGGCAATTGACCAATGATGACCTGGTGCTGCAGATCCCGGCATCGGTTCAAAATAACCGTACTACGGCAAGTGCTGCAACTTTTAAAATAGAATATTAA
- a CDS encoding SusC/RagA family TonB-linked outer membrane protein, translating into MALALLIVANVPANAAEATLNTKGFKLNHKAAEPVTGLVTDEAGEPLAGVSVAVKGTGTGTQTDASGKFSLNAPLNSTIVFSYVGFKSQSVVFTGKALRISLASSTALNEVVVTALGIKKDERKLGYSVTTVKGDLLNTAKETNVALSLQGRVAGLSISGTNGGPGSSARILLRGVTSLTAGGPLFVINGVPMDNTQRGQSGEWGGADFGDGISNINPDDIETMTVLKGQSASALYGTRAVNGVILITTKSGKKNSGFGVEYNTNYQMDKVYDNTDFQNVYGQGLLGAKPVTTAGALASGNQAWGAKLDGSQVIQFDGNNYAYSKTSDDYTKFYKTGNTFTNTVSLTGGNETGAFRLSASDLNNHAITPNSGINRKTFNFNGSQTVIKNLDINLVANYILDNAKNRSGLSDGPGNPNNVQFLAPNEGQSILAPGTKADGTEQSFTDDIYVTNPYFAAYNFVTNTTRERLISSISAKYALTNWAYVQGRIGYDKIHDKRLGITPTGTAYAGNNGSMSTQTTQITELNSDVLIGAKHDLIKDLLNLDVSVGGNIRKSDASGTFINANQFIIPYFYDLSNGKTRDSGNQGVSKQQVNSAYYTADFAVKSFLVLSTSGRYDSYSSIGGDVGRGIFTPSVSGSFIFSELTHINGLDFGKLRLSYAKTSAAPNPYTNRVYYNVNNSINGVSAGSFDTSLPNLFLKPYTLSEFEIGTSLKFFNDRVGLDVTYFHKKTKNEILSGSLDISSGYTSYYVPTGSTQNKGLEVELHGSPFRSSTFNWTSSFNFTYVNNKILSTDANNSNIGLGTYRPLNATTAFVVGMSGPQILANDYLRNDQGQIIYDAQGIPKATGRVPMGSVIPKFYGGFNNDFSYKNFNFSFLIDYRYGNKVLSATNYYSIFRGLNQMTLAGRETGVVGVGVNEAGTTNTVNVPAQTYYQGLARNISAVNVLDGSFIKLRQITLGYAIPKASIANTPFNSITVSLVARNLWTIMKRTDNIDPESNFAPGINYAGIEGTSVPAVRTYGLNVNFKFKK; encoded by the coding sequence ATGGCGCTGGCTTTGCTAATCGTAGCAAACGTACCGGCTAATGCCGCTGAAGCAACTTTAAACACCAAAGGTTTTAAATTGAATCACAAAGCCGCTGAGCCTGTAACAGGTTTGGTAACTGATGAGGCCGGCGAGCCACTGGCAGGTGTAAGTGTAGCGGTAAAAGGTACCGGTACAGGCACACAAACCGACGCGAGCGGTAAATTCTCATTAAACGCTCCTTTAAATTCAACCATTGTATTTAGCTATGTTGGTTTTAAAAGCCAATCGGTTGTTTTTACAGGTAAAGCACTCAGAATATCTTTAGCATCAAGCACTGCCTTAAATGAAGTGGTAGTAACCGCTTTGGGTATTAAGAAAGATGAGCGTAAATTAGGTTACTCTGTAACTACAGTTAAAGGCGATTTATTAAACACTGCGAAAGAAACCAACGTTGCCTTATCACTACAGGGCCGTGTTGCGGGTTTAAGTATCAGTGGTACAAATGGTGGCCCGGGTTCATCAGCGCGTATTTTGTTACGTGGTGTAACCAGCTTAACAGCAGGCGGCCCATTATTTGTTATCAACGGCGTACCAATGGATAACACCCAAAGGGGTCAGTCCGGCGAGTGGGGCGGTGCAGACTTTGGTGATGGTATCAGCAACATCAACCCTGATGATATCGAAACCATGACCGTATTGAAAGGCCAGTCGGCATCAGCATTATACGGTACACGTGCGGTAAACGGTGTTATTTTAATCACCACAAAATCTGGTAAGAAAAATTCAGGTTTTGGCGTTGAATACAACACCAACTACCAAATGGATAAGGTATATGATAATACCGATTTCCAAAATGTTTACGGCCAGGGTTTACTTGGTGCTAAACCAGTTACTACTGCAGGTGCATTAGCTTCGGGCAACCAGGCTTGGGGTGCTAAGTTGGATGGATCGCAAGTAATTCAGTTTGACGGTAATAACTACGCTTACTCAAAAACAAGCGACGACTATACTAAATTCTACAAAACCGGTAACACATTTACCAACACGGTTTCTTTAACCGGTGGTAACGAAACCGGCGCATTCCGTTTATCAGCTTCCGATCTGAATAACCATGCTATTACACCAAATAGCGGTATCAACAGAAAAACTTTCAACTTTAACGGTTCGCAAACTGTAATTAAAAATCTGGATATCAATTTGGTAGCCAACTACATTTTGGATAACGCAAAAAACCGTTCTGGCTTGAGCGATGGACCGGGTAACCCTAACAACGTTCAGTTCTTAGCGCCAAACGAAGGCCAAAGTATTTTGGCACCAGGCACCAAAGCCGATGGGACAGAGCAGTCTTTCACCGATGATATTTATGTAACTAACCCTTACTTTGCTGCTTACAATTTTGTAACCAACACTACCAGGGAGCGTTTAATATCATCTATATCTGCTAAATACGCATTAACTAACTGGGCATACGTACAAGGCCGTATTGGTTATGATAAAATCCATGACAAACGTTTAGGCATTACTCCAACCGGTACAGCTTACGCGGGCAACAACGGTAGTATGTCAACCCAAACTACTCAAATCACTGAGTTAAACTCTGATGTTTTGATTGGTGCAAAGCATGACCTGATTAAGGACTTGTTAAATCTTGATGTGTCTGTGGGTGGTAACATCCGTAAAAGCGATGCATCTGGTACATTTATCAATGCCAATCAATTCATTATCCCGTACTTCTACGATCTGTCTAACGGTAAAACAAGAGACAGTGGCAACCAGGGTGTATCAAAACAACAGGTAAACTCTGCGTATTACACTGCAGATTTCGCTGTTAAAAGCTTCTTGGTATTGAGCACATCTGGCCGTTACGATTCTTACTCAAGTATTGGTGGTGATGTAGGCCGTGGTATATTTACGCCATCTGTTTCTGGTAGCTTTATCTTTTCCGAGCTTACCCATATCAATGGCCTGGACTTTGGTAAATTACGCCTTTCATATGCCAAAACAAGTGCAGCTCCAAATCCTTACACAAACAGGGTTTATTATAACGTAAATAATTCAATCAATGGAGTAAGCGCTGGTAGCTTTGATACATCGTTACCAAATCTTTTCTTAAAACCTTATACATTAAGTGAGTTTGAAATCGGTACTTCACTAAAGTTCTTCAACGATCGCGTTGGCTTAGATGTAACCTATTTCCACAAGAAAACCAAAAACGAAATCCTGAGCGGATCTCTTGATATTTCAAGCGGTTACACCAGCTATTACGTTCCTACCGGTTCTACACAAAATAAAGGTTTAGAGGTTGAACTACATGGCTCACCTTTCAGAAGCAGCACCTTTAACTGGACATCATCTTTTAACTTTACTTATGTAAATAACAAGATCTTGTCAACAGATGCTAATAATAGCAACATTGGTTTAGGTACCTATCGTCCGTTAAATGCAACAACAGCATTTGTTGTAGGCATGTCTGGCCCACAAATTTTGGCTAACGATTATCTTCGTAACGACCAGGGTCAAATTATCTATGATGCGCAGGGTATTCCTAAAGCTACAGGCCGTGTTCCTATGGGTAGCGTTATACCTAAGTTTTATGGTGGCTTTAACAATGATTTCAGCTACAAAAACTTTAACTTCTCGTTCCTGATCGATTACCGTTATGGTAACAAAGTTTTATCAGCTACTAATTACTACAGTATCTTCCGCGGGTTAAACCAAATGACTTTGGCTGGCCGCGAAACTGGTGTTGTTGGTGTTGGTGTAAACGAAGCGGGTACTACAAACACAGTTAATGTACCTGCACAAACCTATTACCAAGGGCTTGCACGTAATATCTCTGCGGTTAACGTGTTAGATGGTAGCTTCATCAAATTACGTCAGATCACTTTAGGTTATGCTATTCCTAAGGCTTCTATAGCAAACACGCCGTTTAATTCAATCACCGTTTCTTTGGTAGCACGTAACTTATGGACTATCATGAAACGTACAGACAATATCGATCCGGAATCTAACTTTGCACCAGGTATTAACTATGCCGGTATCGAAGGTACAAGCGTACCTGCTGTTAGGACTTACGGGTTAAATGTTAACTTTAAATTTAAAAAATAA